The Rhodamnia argentea isolate NSW1041297 chromosome 7, ASM2092103v1, whole genome shotgun sequence genome contains the following window.
CGTACGGCGAATTAAACAAACGAGTGTGAAGGAGGAAAAACCTTAAATGCCAGTATTCTAGGAGCTGGAAATCGTGATTCTGTGATTTCTTCAGCCAATGTTCGGCAAGCAGCTAAAGTCGCTGCACTTTTCCCTTCGTCAGCAGCAAGTTCAGCACCCTTTATCAATAGATGGGAAAATTGTTAGCAAGCGGATTAGAAAAGAAAGGCTACAAGAGTGACAAAAAAATAGCGGGTAGCAATGCCCTATGCACAGAACTTATATTCAACAGTAAATTCAGGAATGTGCAGCAACTCCAACTGGGTTAGATACTAAGATCTAACCTTacatttttctgtcatttgTCAAGGTGTATACCGCATAATTACGGGTCTAACTGTTGCGTGAAGAAGGTTATATGTGCATGAAGGTGTCACAGGCATGTCCTTGCACAAGTGCTGTGGTGGAAAGACTAAAGGATTTCATAATTACGCATCAAACTCAAGCGATGAATAGGCTGGAGAAGCAGGCATAAACCCACTCAATACAAACAGATAAAGACTGTCTAGTGGTAGCATGAGGCTCTGGAAAAAGACACACGCAGACAGAGACACAATCCCACCCATGAAGACAAAGGATATGAAAAAATCCAGCAAGCAGCAAGAGAAGTTTCTCTGATAGTATTAAGAAAGAGCAAATTATTCCCAAGGACTACCCACTAGCAGCCTCAGATCCGACAAGCAACCAACAGAAAATGGCACCATCAAGTATGATAAATTAAGTGAAAGGTTGACATAGCTGACCATCCAAATGAAGACATCCGTGCCATGGTCCAGAACTACAGCCGTATCAGATTGCATTGCCAGGTCATAAGCCGGAAGTTCTTCAAAAGTGCCCCCATCTCGGTGCATAAGACATCGAGGAGCTACCATGCGAAGTGAGAGATCAAAAGATGCATTTAGAAACAAGTTCCTCAAGACAGACCTCTCATCTTCATGGCCAACTATGCTACCCAACAGAGGACCCCTTTTAAGATGAAACAGAAACTCCGGCAACGAAGAGAGCTCCTTTGGAAGCCGACAAAGCTTTGACTTTGGTATTTGGGACCCGAATTTCAGAGCGATATCCTTAATTCTTTCATCTATTGTTGCTCGCATGTCAATTGCATCTGAATGATTTTTCGCCCGCAATAGAGTTCGCTTGGCAATAAGAACTGCTGCCACTTCATCTTGGACACTCTCAAGATATGCTGAAACACTATCAACAGTGGGTAGTCTAACTGTAATCACCCTAGAGATATCGGCTTGATACACATTTGAATATTGTATTGCAAACTGAAAAAATACGTGATCACTTTTGATGTCGTTCTTTGTTTCCATGGAGATTGAGAAACTCTGGGTTTCTTCAACACTTAACATTTGGATCGATAGAGCAGCATCATTTTTAAAGCTTTCATGAGTGTCTACATGGGCCTCTTCACCGGGACCTACAACCTGAGAAATGAGAATATCATCTGAACAACGAATCTCCAGCAACCCGTGAGACCCAGCAGCTCTCGTAGCTGCTCTCTGCAAGTTCACACCAAATGCCTCCCCAAAGTCGTCATGAAGGATCAAGACACCACCAGAAGCTTTTGCTAGAGGCTGCAAGATAGGAACTCTCACAGGGCATGTTCCAGCACATAGAATATCAACCACTGTATTATTTCGATGAGCTTCACGACCCAGGTGTTCCATCCATTTTGTTGCTGTCTTTTCCATGTGGGCATAGTTAGGATGAGTGAAAGAATGTGGGATTGACCCAGGCCCGTAAGTACAAGGACCACCAGCACATACAATGATTCTGCCATTCCCTCCTGACCTTTTAACTATTCCCCGAGACATTTCTGCTGATGGCCCTTGAACTAGAGCAAGAGCAACTTCAAGCGCAGTACCGAGGCATCTGTCTCTAGAAACCTCGGGAACGTCCAACTTGTATGGCCTGAATGATGAAAACATTGAATGTGCCACAGGTAGTGAAGCATGCATTGGCGATAGGTATATCCCAGTCCCATATATTAGTGCTTTCAGGGATTCTTGAGTCGGCGATTTGTCACCAGGTAGCACATCAGCCGATGCAACCGACTCCTCTGAAAAGTCGTAGACTGAGACAGTGCGACCATAGAGTATAATTCCAATCCTTGTTGTGGCGGGAAGTGAATCAACGAAGGCAtgtaatgaactttgtaaaTGCTGGAGGTGCGGCTCATCTAGACACTCATCTATTACAAGCACAATGGGTGCAGACATTCGTGAATCTGACACTGGAATAAAACCGGGTCTTCTATTCCCTGTTTGCACATAATCAACCATTGGAGATGAAAgctccggaaaattcctaagtTCTTCCTTACTAGAAGCAATGTACTCTCCTTCACTAGCATTCAGCTTCCGACAAATAACACACTGCCACTGACCAGAGCCAATCAATAGGTTGCAATAAAAATTGGCATAAGCTCCACAGTTCTCGCAACGATGCGGGTCTCGTTGTAGTACTTGAGGGCCTGTTGATATCTCTCGTCCGGGAGAAACCAATGCGCCAAATGCCAAACTGGGCACATTAGCTTGTCTCTTCTGTTTCAATACCTAAACCAATAgccaacagaagaaaaaaaaagtgagtgaGCAAATTGACTCTTCTGTATAGAATGAATGTGTTCAGAAACAAACTAATTATATGACCTAAATTTAACAGAAATAGTGACGTCTTTTATGACAAAATTTGCTCGTAGAAAGATCAAATGAATgactaaaaaattcaacttttagCCAGAGAAAAGAGAACAGGTACCTTCTGAGCCGAAAACAATACATATGGTGCTTTCCCAGTAGATGTCAAGTCCTCTGCAGAATCAGAAACTTGGTGCTGCAAATCACCTGATCCATTTGAAAAGTGAGGAGGGGAAGAAGCTGGCAATGAGGACCCAGAAGAGAATGCAACAGGCTGTGGGGTTGCAGGAGAGCTTCGGAAAGGCACTGCGGCTGGCCTGACAGGCGAAGTAAAGACTGGAGGGCCTGGAGGTGTGCTCATATGAGGGGTCGGACTGCCAGAGTGAACTCCATTTGGTGGTGATTGCAAATTGGGGCTCCTGATTGAAGGAGAAGCGAGGTGTTCTTGCTGCGATTGCAAAGGAGGAAATCTAGGAGCTGCAGGAATCAACGGAGGAGGATGGATTGGACTTCTATCGGTATAAGAGGTTGACATTCCAGGATTTGATGGAGTCATGGTGATGGAGTATCCGGTTGAAGGTGGTCGTTGGTTAGCCATTGTAAGCGGAAGTTATCCTTATTGAAAACAACTTTCTCAAGATCTTCAAAGTATCTACACTAATACTTGAGGTGAACACACATGCCAGAATCCAAAGCTAAAACCATGACTCTTGACCATAAATAACCAAAATCCCCTTCAGAAGCATATGATGCAAATTGAGGATCTTGTTTTCTTGCGGAAATTTTGATGAGCTGAGCCTGTACAGTTGCAATCAAGAGAAGGTATTCATATGCAGCAATTAAATCATATCTAATACGTCAAAAGATTTCCCACCGTGAATAATCTCACTGAAGCTCATGAATAACCAAAACCCCCACTCAGAACTTCCGCCAGAGAACAGcaaaaacacagaaaaagaaTGGATTTTGATCAAAACCCAGTTCAAGATACTAGCTGCACAGTCAAGAAGTCATTCATAAACTCAAGAAACACTAGATACCCGCGACCCCACATTACAATTCACCTCCTATCGAATCCCCATTCAAGAAACACTAGATACCCACGTCCCACATTATTATATAGATGCtcaatttcaaaattcctaAAGAAGTCGGCACTACTTAAACAGAAGGATCTCTAGGGTTCGCGCAGAATTCCCGATCGCAAGCGGATCGAATGAGTCGAAAGGCGGGGAAAGTTCGAGCGTACCTGAGAAGGACGTGCGAATCCAATCCAGGCATAGAGCAACCTCAAACGAGAGCATCAGAAGGCCAATTGATCTTTGCTTGATCTTCGGTTTCCACTTCTGGTTTGACCCTTCGGGATTGACCTCTCTCTGACTTGGGAGGAGCCACTTCTCTCGCTCGCGCGCTCTCCGTTGGGCGTGCGCGTGTGCGGGGAATAATTAACCTCGTTCATCGAACTCAAAACATGGCCAAGCTTAAAGCTTGAGCCTTGAAGCGGAAAGTGCACCCCATGGAAACAAACGGTGAACCGAAGCGCAAAcgaggccaaaaagaaaaaagaaaattgtcattGCTTGTGACGTCAGCCGGTCGAAGCTGCCTCGCTGGCAAGTGCTTCTGGATTCTGATTGGGCGTTGGTGATGCGCTGGCGATCTTGTGACGTGGATCGTCCAAAGCGAGGCCCACAAAGCATGATCGCCCGGCACCCTTTCAATTACTCACATTTTTGTTTCCAATCCATAGTATATAATGTGAAATCAGAAAAATGTCACGTTTGTTTGCGTGAATATGGTATGACTATGATATAATCATTTATTCATATTATACATAGAATGATATGTTTACGGTCGTTAATTACTAATGTAAAGGTATGAAAAACAATTGATGCATTTTTACCGGAGCATGATAGGAGATTGTTTTATGTCCGATTCGTTCCGTAAGTTTAGCAAACCTCGAAAAACGGGAATTCCATTGGAAATTACACATTATATGTATAACTAATAATATTTTACCGAAAAATCTATGAATTTTATATTCTATTTTATGATGTATTGTCCTGACAAAAAATCCAAATGACCGGACATAGCTCGAGATGAAGGTCGATATGTAAATGTTATTAGTTGCTTATAAAAGTTGGAAACTCTGAATATTATCGATAGGTTTTAGCAACATCATTGGTAAGACTCTAAATTACATTACAATaggttttcataatttttaaatttggaatTTGTCAGTGCTCATGGCCCTAGTCCCATAAATTAGATTGGCAATCATCCAAATTTATTTATGGATTATTTAATTGGTTCTACCCTTAACGTGCGCTTATTTCGAAATAAAATGAATGGTTTCGGAAATATCTTTCCCAAAGATAATCAattgtatcacttataaaaacaattcaacacaaaatattttcatcatttacgaaaatatttagacataaattataagTATGTGCCTAtattattgtcttttttttgtcaagctATATTATTGGCTTTAATCGGCGGTAATTTAATTTCTAGAAGGGTTAATATGACGAAAAACTTTAAActaatacatttgtgacaaatttactccaaactagttttttgaccacataaaactccaaaccggtacatatgtaataaattttctcaaaactaattttttgaccaccaaaaaccttaaacttatatatctgtgataaatttaccctaaattgatacacttgtgacaaatttattctccgTTAGTGTTacttaaattttaccatcaaattgctgaattagaTGATACGTGATAGTTGACGAGGTGTACCCACTtatgatttttatcatttatttgtcacatgtgtttcaatttgagaattttcgtgatataaactcaatttaacaaaaattaacggaatataaatttattacaaatgtactaatttaggatttttggtggtcaaaaaatagtttgaagtaaatttgtcataggtgtatacTTTGAGATTTtacatggttaaaaaaataatttgtggtaaatttgtcacgggtatatcaatttgaggttttccgtgatcaaaaaaattatttagagtaaatagtaaatttattatagggtGTTTTTCGTGGTTTAACCCTTTCCAAAAATATGCTGCcagtatataaaaaaaaattactgactACAGGAGGCAATTTTAGCACGTCTTGTCTATTTAAATAGATTTCAACTGGTATCTTGGTAGTGGCTGCCCTTGAATTTCTACTTGGATCACTAGAAAATTCAGTAATTATCATGTAAAAGTTCATAATGAATGATCAGTACTTTTCTCATTCATGCTTGATCAGTACTTtttcttccgaccaaaaaaaaaaacatgaatcatacttttgaccgaaaaaaaaaaagcatgaatAGTACTAGTAAGAACAATGAGCTACTGACCAGCGACCACAACATGTTACCTTTCCACTTTAAACTTATTAACCACTTGCAAATTTGATCATGAATTGTGTTCATGCGAAAAATCGACATTTGAAAGACAAAACAAAGCCATCTTGTtactagatttttatttttttttccgtcgaATGTTACTAGATATTTGAATTGTTAAACGATTTGAAAGAAATTATGGGCAAGAAATACGAAACTTACAATTATTAAAGTGTGGGGAAAGATGTAAACATTTTaagatttcgattttttttttagcaaaattatTATTGgatagaaaatattcaaattttgttGCATGAACATGTGAGAAATTATCAGGGTGAACGTCCCATGGATTAGCCCAAATTGGCCGATCCTGGTTTGGTTCTCAGGGGGGATTAGGCCAATCCCTGATCCTGGGGCTGCAAACCTGTACTGTGTGGGTTAGGGGTTGTCagcggtttggttcggttcggtttttcagAAAAACTGAATCGAACCGAACTGTTAGGATAAATAGCTAAGCCGAACCGAATTGCAAACCGAACTAAatatgaaccgaaccgaaaatccagttcggtttggttctgtttttctgtttttctttctattttttcttgctttttttttttccttttttgttcagATCTGGCATTGCTACTGTTGCATCTGCTAAATGCACTTTGAAAAGCCCTTTGTCGCTCCCAATTTTAATTCATCTTCACATATCCCAAAGTAAGATCGTGATTTCTTCAATCTCCCACCGATTGATCAATCATCCATGAGCCAGAGCCATCTCTACTTCGTTCGAATAGCAGTTCTATTTTGGCGTCCTTCTTTATTCCCTCTCGAGCTCTCCTCATGTGAAATCTCAGTTTTACTTctcattgttttttcttcttttggttctCTCTTCTcaactccttttcctttttttttcctcttaagCAGATCCCATGACCACCTCCCCTGCTCACCCTGCTCCCTCCTTTTCCCTCGACTATTTTTGCTCTGTCTAGGTTGGACGAAGGATAGACTGAAAAATGAGGCCCCACCTTTTGTGGGCTCTCTGTTCTCCATGAAAGCAGACCTGTCGAGCTCTCTCATTgctcagaagaagaagaagggcacTCCTTCGCTCTCTGTCTCTCACTAGCTCTCcctgtttctgttttttttttttgtcttttttgtttctttccccaAGCTTTTTTGACCTCCCTCTGTCCGATTTCTTGAACTTTTGCCAGCCAACCTTGTTCTTTTCCCCCCGCCCCAGTAGATTCCTTTTAGTCTTATCTCCAACCATCTCAGCTTCAACGAGGTGCTGCGACCCCTCGCCcacggccggcgagggtcgccggccatcgGACCTCATCTAGTTTGGTCGGCGGCCCCTGGCCCTTTGCACCAAaatagggcaaaaaaaaaaaaaatggaaaagtaaaaaaaattattatttttttccaaatggctAATATTAAGTAGAAAAAAGATGTTTCGGTTCGCAGTTCGGTTAACCGAATCAAACCGAAATAACCCGaactgaaaaataaagaatggttatttttcattatgcgaaccgaaaaccgaaccgaaccgaaatgtgcaaaattttcggTTCGGTATTTCGGTTTGGCTTTGACACCCCTAGTGTGGGCTGGTTTTTGGTCCTgttgcaaatatatatatatatatatatatatatatatatatatatatattaaaattctAGGTATATAACTTAAAGTTCCAACCcctcctctcattttctttcgCCATTTTCCTGTTGCTTTCTCAAagtctcactctcactctcactctctccctcaatCTCTTATTCTTCTCGACCTCTCggcggctctctctctctctctctagcaacaACTCTCTACCTCTTTGCGTGCTTGTTTATTCTTCGCTAGTGCCGATCATGAACAACAGGGACTCTAGGAACTTAACAATTTAGATTGGTCATCGTTCGCATGTCAAAATTTAGTATCTCCATATTCGGTTATGAGAGAAACAGAGGCCAATAATCTTAACTTGAATCGCCACATTCGTTGATGCAGTAGCCCCAAGTCATGTGATAGTCTCTCTCTGTTATTTAGGATTTCATCCGGATGTATCCGGGTTTGTTCGATCTGGAGGACGCTCCCGATCATCGGAAAAGATGATTTGTTATCTTATTCGGACTTTAAATTCGGATTGTCAAACGCACCTTAGCTAATAAAAAAAcgttttagaaaagaaaaataaaacggCTTTTAAACGCGGCAGATCCTTCTTACTTTATGTAATAGTATAGATTTACTTAgacacaaaaacagaaaaagaaaaaaatccgtGAAATCCATATTTAGAATGGAATATTGGTGGTGGACGGAAGGAAACCGTTTCATGTTGCCAATCCAATTTGAAGAAGGCTCAAATACCCACGTGTGGGGCAGAGCAAACGAATCGAAGATTATTAAGCTTTCCCAGATTCCCGGCCCGACTAAAATCCAGTTTTCACCGACCCGAGAAAAGCTCCAAAACCCGACCCACGTGTCTCCCAATCAAGAAGATGACGATTATGAGTCATCGGTTACCGGTCTGTTCGATTTTTATCTCCTAAATTAGAAATCGGACTAAAGagattggtttttttaaaaaagaaaactaaaattaaaaactaatcAATCCAGTCTAGACGGTTCGGGCGAACAATTCCACCTTAtgaatcgagaatcggatcaacacttcttgatttttcattttgtgaaaTCGGAATTCGAAAATCGGAAACCGGTTCGGTCCGATTCCATCGGTTATCTTTTATATCAGACACTAACGACGACATGGTTTTTGATttaacccctctctctctctcctgtgggCTCTGCAACAACAGTCACATGGTCTCCCACTTTTTAGCCCTAGACGTTCGCGGCAGCCCAATCCCGTCCGCTCGCGCTCCTCCGCTCCCCTCTGACTCACTGAGTCAAAGCGCCCCCTCCCCCAAATGGAGCGCGACGACCGCCACGGCTCGCGAAACGGCAATTGCGACCCCTGCCAGCGCTCCTGCAAGAAGGCCAGGCTCCCCGAT
Protein-coding sequences here:
- the LOC115756261 gene encoding protein transport protein SEC23; its protein translation is MANQRPPSTGYSITMTPSNPGMSTSYTDRSPIHPPPLIPAAPRFPPLQSQQEHLASPSIRSPNLQSPPNGVHSGSPTPHMSTPPGPPVFTSPVRPAAVPFRSSPATPQPVAFSSGSSLPASSPPHFSNGSGDLQHQVSDSAEDLTSTGKAPYVLFSAQKVLKQKRQANVPSLAFGALVSPGREISTGPQVLQRDPHRCENCGAYANFYCNLLIGSGQWQCVICRKLNASEGEYIASSKEELRNFPELSSPMVDYVQTGNRRPGFIPVSDSRMSAPIVLVIDECLDEPHLQHLQSSLHAFVDSLPATTRIGIILYGRTVSVYDFSEESVASADVLPGDKSPTQESLKALIYGTGIYLSPMHASLPVAHSMFSSFRPYKLDVPEVSRDRCLGTALEVALALVQGPSAEMSRGIVKRSGGNGRIIVCAGGPCTYGPGSIPHSFTHPNYAHMEKTATKWMEHLGREAHRNNTVVDILCAGTCPVRVPILQPLAKASGGVLILHDDFGEAFGVNLQRAATRAAGSHGLLEIRCSDDILISQVVGPGEEAHVDTHESFKNDAALSIQMLSVEETQSFSISMETKNDIKSDHVFFQFAIQYSNVYQADISRVITVRLPTVDSVSAYLESVQDEVAAVLIAKRTLLRAKNHSDAIDMRATIDERIKDIALKFGSQIPKSKLCRLPKELSSLPEFLFHLKRGPLLGSIVGHEDERSVLRNLFLNASFDLSLRMVAPRCLMHRDGGTFEELPAYDLAMQSDTAVVLDHGTDVFIWMGAELAADEGKSAATLAACRTLAEEITESRFPAPRILAFKEGSSQARYFVSRLIPAHKDPPYEQEARFQQLRSLTAEQRTKLKSSFLHFDDPSFCEWMRSLRVVPPEAS